In Tenacibaculum sp. 190524A02b, the genomic stretch TCTTTCAGTTTAAGTTTTTCCCAATTCTTTTTCACTTCTTCTTCAGAGTGAACTTCAATGTCTCCGTAGATATGTGGGTGTCTTTCTATAAGTTTTTCAGAAATACTATTAGCAACATCTGCTATGTCAAAAGCTTTTTTTTCGCTTCCTATTTTAGAATAAAAAACGATGTGCAAAAGCACATCGCCTAATTCTTTTTTGATTTCATTTAAATCATTTTCCAGTATAGCGTCTGCTAGTTCGTAAGTCTCTTCAATTGTTAAATGCCTTAAACTTTGTAATGTTTGTTTTTTATCCCAAGGGCATTTTTCTCGAAGCTCATCCATAATATCTAGTAGTCTATTAAAGGCTTCTAATTGTTCCTTACGAGTATTCATCATGATGCTAAGTTTTATTCCTCCTCTTCAGTAGTGGCTACTTTTTCTAACGATTTAAAGTCAAAATTCGCTTTAACTAAAGAGTTATACCATTGAATTACTTTTTTGATATTTGAAGCATAAACACGTTCTTCATCAAAGTTAGGTAAAACTTCGCTAAAATAATTTAATAAGTTCTTTGAGCTTTCTTTATGAGAAATAGCTTCATTTCCGTCTTCTTTGTTAGCTATGTTTTTAAAAACTTCAGCTAATGGAACTTCTTCTTCGTATGTATAGATAGCTATATTTTCTAAAAGACTTACATTATGAGTTGCGGTAATAGGAAAACGTTTATTATCGGTAATTGATCTAACAATTACTCCTGTTTTAGTTTGTGATAAAATTTCAAATAAACCTGGTTTTCCAGTTACTGCTATTATTTTGTTAAATTCCATATATTTTAAATAAATACTATTTTAATAATCTTATTTTTTCTTAGCATTAGGAAAGCGCATTCTGTATCCAGGATTAACTTTACCTTTTGATATGTTTTCTAATTTCTTTTTAATTAATCTTTTCTTTAAAGAAGATAATTTATCAGTAAACAAAATACCTTCTATATGATCATATTCATGCTGAAATACTCTTGCAGCTAAGCCTGATAATGTTTCAGTATGTGATTTGAAATTTTCATCTTGATATTCTATAGTAATGGTTTCTTGTCTAAAAACATCTTCTCTAACATCAGGAATACTTAAACAACCTTCATTGAAAGCCCATTCATCTCCTTCTTCTTTTACAATTACAGGGTTAATAAAAACCCTATTAAAATCTTTTAAAACAGTTCTTTCCTCTTCACTTAAATCTTCATCTTCAGAAAAAGGAGAAGCATCAACAAGAAATAAACGAATAGCTCTACCAATTTGTGGTGCAGCTAAGCCAACACCTTGTGCATTATACATGGTTTCCCTCATATCAGAAATCAATTTATCTAATTCAGGATAATCAGCATCTATATCTTTTCCTACTTTACGTAATACAGGGTCACCGTATGCTACAATGGGTAAAATCATCAATTAAAATTTTAGTGGCTGCAAAAATACAAAGAAACGAGTTGGTATGAAATTATTTATTATACAAATAAGATTGAAGTATAATAGTTGCACTTATTTCATCTACTAATGCTTTGTTTTGTCTTTGTTTCTTTTTTAAACCACTATCAATCATAGTTTGGAACGCCATTTTAGAAGTAAAACGTTCGTCAACACGTTTAATAGAGGTCAAAGGGAAAACTTTTGTAAGTTTACTTATAAAGGGTTTTATAAACTCTTCACTTTCACTTTCGGTATTATTCATTTGTTTGGGTTCTCCAATGATAAATAAATCTACAGATTCTTTAGAGGTATAATCTTTTAAAAAATCGATTAACTCTTCTGTGTTTACAGTTGTAAGTCCAGAGGCAATTATTTGAAGTTCATCAGTTACAGCAATACCTGTACGCTTTTTACCAAAATCAAGAGCTAATATTCTTCCCATTTTTGCTTATTTAGTGCAAAAGTAACGATTTTTAACAACAGCTAGTGATCTGTTTAAAAA encodes the following:
- the def gene encoding peptide deformylase; this translates as MILPIVAYGDPVLRKVGKDIDADYPELDKLISDMRETMYNAQGVGLAAPQIGRAIRLFLVDASPFSEDEDLSEEERTVLKDFNRVFINPVIVKEEGDEWAFNEGCLSIPDVREDVFRQETITIEYQDENFKSHTETLSGLAARVFQHEYDHIEGILFTDKLSSLKKRLIKKKLENISKGKVNPGYRMRFPNAKKK
- a CDS encoding DUF5606 domain-containing protein, which encodes MEFNKIIAVTGKPGLFEILSQTKTGVIVRSITDNKRFPITATHNVSLLENIAIYTYEEEVPLAEVFKNIANKEDGNEAISHKESSKNLLNYFSEVLPNFDEERVYASNIKKVIQWYNSLVKANFDFKSLEKVATTEEEE
- the ruvX gene encoding Holliday junction resolvase RuvX; the encoded protein is MGRILALDFGKKRTGIAVTDELQIIASGLTTVNTEELIDFLKDYTSKESVDLFIIGEPKQMNNTESESEEFIKPFISKLTKVFPLTSIKRVDERFTSKMAFQTMIDSGLKKKQRQNKALVDEISATIILQSYLYNK